In a single window of the Acinetobacter tibetensis genome:
- a CDS encoding PilZ domain-containing protein produces MQPRMGGIIQANIPDKETLYQSYMPYVVGGGLFIPSKQAVKLGDEVFVLTTLPEQSQKIPLTGKVIWISQKQNGIKPQGFGMQLSGEKGVFFKAEAEKILAGFKVEGRYSYTM; encoded by the coding sequence ATGCAACCACGTATGGGCGGTATCATTCAGGCAAACATTCCAGATAAGGAAACATTGTACCAATCCTATATGCCTTATGTCGTAGGCGGCGGTTTATTTATTCCTTCAAAACAAGCTGTAAAATTAGGGGATGAGGTTTTTGTACTCACGACATTGCCAGAACAATCTCAAAAAATACCTCTAACAGGTAAAGTGATTTGGATTTCGCAGAAACAAAACGGCATCAAACCTCAAGGTTTTGGTATGCAATTATCGGGTGAAAAAGGTGTTTTCTTTAAAGCCGAAGCTGAAAAAATTCTCGCAGGTTTTAAAGTTGAAGGTCGTTATAGTTACACCATGTAA
- a CDS encoding AAA family ATPase, with the protein MQTDIQPQVFPWQQHVWDTLTGRFPQLGHGLLFYGKKGCGKEAFTQYFLAWILCQQRHLRNAPCGECGSCQWLKSDTHPNYVYISTDEENKKQNAKIKIEKIRELLPFVQQTVDGWRVIVIDPAEALNTASANALLKTLEEPGDRVLIILMAEHYLKLPATIRSRLQHFALDRISTEQTRTYLAEHLASELSQEQLTLLLNLSNDMPLQALELAQSQWLNLRQDFLNDWQKLLHDKNMPMAIATKWQKALPFDDFSRMFEYLLADLICVKLNQPIKNIDLELVQLSEQYSLEMLFNLYSDLQQSKQFIEQNVQTNLVLDQLCIKLMNV; encoded by the coding sequence ATGCAAACCGATATTCAACCGCAAGTGTTTCCGTGGCAACAACATGTGTGGGATACCTTAACAGGACGTTTCCCACAGTTAGGACATGGCTTATTGTTTTATGGCAAAAAAGGCTGTGGTAAAGAAGCATTTACCCAATATTTTTTGGCGTGGATTTTGTGCCAACAACGTCATTTGCGTAATGCCCCTTGTGGGGAGTGTGGCAGTTGTCAGTGGTTGAAATCGGATACACATCCAAATTATGTTTATATTTCAACGGATGAAGAGAATAAAAAGCAAAACGCAAAAATCAAGATTGAAAAAATCCGAGAATTATTGCCATTTGTACAACAAACTGTAGATGGTTGGCGGGTGATTGTGATTGATCCAGCAGAAGCGTTAAATACGGCTTCTGCTAATGCACTTTTGAAAACATTAGAAGAGCCAGGTGATCGTGTTCTCATTATTCTTATGGCGGAACATTATTTAAAATTACCTGCCACGATACGCAGTCGATTACAGCATTTTGCACTTGATCGAATTAGCACAGAGCAAACACGGACGTACTTGGCAGAACATCTTGCTTCTGAACTTTCACAAGAGCAATTGACGCTGTTGTTGAATCTGTCGAACGATATGCCATTACAAGCTTTAGAGTTGGCACAAAGTCAATGGTTGAATTTACGTCAAGATTTTTTAAATGATTGGCAAAAATTACTTCATGATAAAAATATGCCAATGGCAATCGCGACCAAATGGCAGAAAGCCTTGCCATTTGATGATTTTAGTCGCATGTTTGAGTACTTGTTGGCTGACCTGATTTGTGTCAAGCTAAATCAACCAATTAAAAATATAGATTTGGAGTTGGTACAGCTTTCTGAGCAATATTCTTTAGAAATGCTTTTCAATTTATATTCAGATTTGCAACAGTCCAAGCAGTTTATTGAGCAAAACGTACAAACAAATTTAGTACTCGATCAACTGTGTATAAAACTAATGAATGTTTAA
- the kdsB gene encoding 3-deoxy-manno-octulosonate cytidylyltransferase, with translation MKHIVIPARFASSRLPGKPLLEIHGRPMILRVVDQAKKVQGFDDLCVATDDARIAEVCRAEGVDVVLTSADHPSGTDRLSEVARLKGWDKGDIIVNVQGDEPLLPATLVKQVAELLVAQPDCSMSTLCEPIHSLDEFQRDSIVKVVKSKFNQALYFSRATIPYDRDGAKLVNPVLHDQAFRHLGLYAYRVSLLQEYVTWDMGVLEKLESLEQLRVLENGHRIAIAVAEANLPPGVDTQADLDRLNSMDVAHFE, from the coding sequence ATGAAACATATCGTCATTCCTGCGCGTTTTGCCAGTTCAAGACTTCCTGGTAAACCATTATTGGAAATTCATGGTCGTCCCATGATTTTACGTGTGGTTGATCAAGCCAAAAAAGTGCAAGGTTTTGATGATTTATGTGTGGCGACAGACGATGCGCGTATTGCAGAGGTATGTCGCGCGGAAGGTGTGGATGTTGTACTGACCAGTGCAGACCACCCGTCCGGCACAGACCGTTTAAGTGAAGTGGCACGTTTAAAAGGCTGGGATAAAGGCGATATTATTGTCAATGTACAGGGTGATGAGCCATTATTGCCTGCGACATTGGTCAAGCAGGTGGCAGAGCTTTTGGTTGCGCAACCAGATTGTTCGATGTCCACTTTGTGTGAGCCAATACATAGTCTAGATGAATTCCAGCGTGATAGCATCGTGAAGGTGGTCAAGTCTAAGTTTAATCAGGCACTCTATTTCAGTCGTGCAACGATTCCTTATGATCGTGATGGCGCGAAACTTGTCAATCCAGTATTGCATGATCAGGCATTTCGCCATTTAGGCTTGTACGCTTATCGTGTCAGCTTGCTACAAGAATATGTGACTTGGGACATGGGTGTTTTAGAAAAACTAGAAAGTCTTGAGCAACTACGTGTATTGGAAAATGGACATCGTATTGCAATTGCAGTTGCAGAAGCGAATTTACCGCCAGGTGTAGATACCCAAGCGGATTTGGATCGCTTAAACAGCATGGATGTTGCACATTTTGAATAA
- the lpxK gene encoding tetraacyldisaccharide 4'-kinase — translation MSVAQLIQNAWNRQAKWLIVLRPLSCLYHFGFWFNRKLYEKGIKAVYTAPVPVMIIGNITVGGSGKTPLLIHLVNYLQSKNVRVGIISRGYGGKGPFPAFVGFDATPEQVGDEPCLIVQSTGAAMVVGSSRQQSIELLLAKHELDLIISDDGLQHHALARQLEWIVLDRNRGLGNEKLLPEGYLREPKSRLNTGTVIEHAAQPETELNMHLEVAEPYLLNTDEIRSFDSKQNFYAVVGIGFPQRFYRTLESLGVQQFQCHEFPDHYDYDLTDLQFEDSNPIITTEKDAVKLLPILKQHPDFKREIWVVPVEAVLSSACYRVLNQQLADLGISIE, via the coding sequence ATGTCAGTAGCACAACTTATTCAAAATGCTTGGAATAGACAAGCAAAGTGGTTAATTGTGCTACGTCCTTTGTCTTGCTTGTATCATTTTGGGTTTTGGTTTAATCGAAAGCTTTATGAAAAAGGTATAAAAGCCGTTTATACCGCGCCAGTGCCAGTCATGATTATTGGTAATATTACTGTGGGTGGGAGTGGAAAGACACCGCTATTGATCCATTTAGTGAATTACTTACAATCTAAGAATGTGCGTGTAGGTATCATCAGTCGTGGTTATGGGGGGAAAGGGCCATTCCCTGCATTTGTGGGATTTGATGCTACACCTGAACAAGTGGGTGATGAGCCTTGCCTGATTGTACAATCTACTGGCGCTGCGATGGTGGTGGGTTCAAGTCGTCAACAAAGCATAGAGTTGCTGTTGGCTAAGCATGAGTTGGACTTGATTATTAGTGATGATGGTTTGCAGCATCATGCGCTTGCGCGGCAGCTTGAATGGATTGTATTAGATCGTAATCGTGGCTTGGGCAATGAAAAATTGTTGCCTGAAGGTTATTTGCGTGAACCGAAAAGTCGTTTGAATACTGGTACTGTGATTGAACATGCCGCTCAGCCAGAAACAGAACTGAATATGCATTTAGAGGTTGCTGAACCTTATTTGCTGAATACAGATGAAATTCGAAGCTTTGACTCTAAACAAAATTTTTATGCAGTTGTGGGTATTGGCTTTCCACAACGTTTTTACCGTACCCTTGAGTCCTTAGGTGTGCAGCAGTTCCAGTGTCATGAATTTCCAGATCATTATGATTATGATTTAACAGATCTACAGTTTGAAGATAGCAATCCGATTATTACCACGGAAAAAGATGCAGTTAAACTGCTGCCTATTTTAAAACAACATCCAGATTTTAAACGTGAAATTTGGGTAGTGCCTGTTGAAGCTGTACTGTCTAGTGCATGTTATCGTGTGCTCAATCAGCAATTGGCTGATTTAGGCATTTCAATTGAATAA
- the msbA gene encoding lipid A export permease/ATP-binding protein MsbA: MSQDFKVYLRLLSYLKRFWGVAILIVIGFAINAATEVSIAKLLEKIITAIQHRDQSFTNLIPFLVVLLMFFRGVGSFIGGYFTAVISRNLVFDIRQEVFAKLLRLPSQYYLDNTSGHITAKIMYNVEQLTAASSDSLKTIVQQGLITLGLLGYLIYTNWRLTLIILIFAPLIGLLIRKASKRMRKLSLQVQDTMGDVNHVVQETVNGNVVVKGFGGQAFEQERFKATSIENLKRGLKMVVVQQLNSPIVQFIMSIAMATIMWIALRPEILRDTTAGEFVAYITAAGMLSKPIKALTDVNEKLQRGMAAAHSVFELIDLPEEKNTGTLTPVLQGNIQFKDVNLIYSDGHHAIHDFNLQVKTGETVALVGRSGAGKTSLVNLLPRFQELSSGQLLLDQYAIDDIEVNCLRSQIAMVNQQVVLFNRTVRENIAYGLLQDATDEQVIAAAKAAYAHDFIMALPKGYDTQLGAQGLNLSGGQRQRIAIARAILKNAPILILDEATSALDNESEYFIQRAFDSAMQNRTTIVIAHRLSTIENADRIVVMDQGRIVEHGSHAELIQKRGAYFQLHQRNFEEN, encoded by the coding sequence GTGAGTCAGGATTTCAAGGTCTATCTACGTCTTCTGAGCTATCTGAAGCGATTTTGGGGCGTAGCGATTTTAATCGTCATTGGTTTTGCTATTAATGCAGCAACCGAAGTATCAATTGCTAAGTTGCTAGAAAAAATTATCACAGCCATACAACATCGGGATCAGAGTTTTACTAACCTTATCCCGTTTTTGGTTGTGCTATTAATGTTCTTTCGTGGTGTGGGCTCATTTATCGGTGGTTATTTTACTGCTGTTATTTCGAGAAATTTGGTCTTTGATATTCGTCAGGAAGTATTTGCCAAGTTATTACGTTTGCCTTCGCAATACTACTTAGACAATACTAGTGGTCATATCACGGCCAAAATTATGTATAACGTGGAGCAGTTAACCGCTGCTTCATCTGACTCGCTAAAAACCATTGTGCAGCAAGGCTTAATAACCTTGGGCTTGTTGGGATATTTGATTTATACCAACTGGCGCTTAACCCTGATTATTCTTATTTTCGCACCATTAATTGGCTTGTTGATTCGTAAAGCATCAAAGCGTATGCGTAAATTGTCATTACAAGTGCAAGACACGATGGGTGACGTCAACCATGTGGTGCAAGAAACGGTCAATGGTAATGTAGTGGTGAAAGGCTTTGGTGGACAGGCTTTTGAGCAAGAGCGTTTTAAAGCGACGTCTATTGAAAACCTAAAGCGTGGATTGAAAATGGTGGTGGTGCAGCAGTTGAACAGCCCAATCGTGCAGTTCATTATGTCCATTGCCATGGCTACGATCATGTGGATTGCTTTGCGTCCTGAAATTTTACGGGATACAACTGCGGGTGAGTTCGTCGCATATATTACTGCGGCAGGTATGCTGAGTAAGCCAATTAAAGCCTTAACCGATGTAAATGAAAAATTACAGCGTGGTATGGCAGCGGCGCATTCTGTTTTTGAGTTAATTGATTTACCAGAAGAAAAAAATACAGGGACTTTAACACCTGTCTTACAAGGCAATATCCAGTTTAAGGATGTCAATTTAATTTATTCTGATGGTCATCATGCCATTCATGATTTTAACTTGCAGGTCAAAACTGGCGAAACAGTTGCATTGGTTGGGCGCTCAGGAGCGGGTAAAACATCTTTAGTTAATTTGTTACCGCGCTTTCAAGAGTTAAGTTCGGGTCAATTGCTATTAGATCAATACGCAATTGATGATATTGAAGTCAATTGCTTACGTTCGCAAATTGCGATGGTGAATCAGCAGGTTGTGTTGTTTAACCGTACCGTACGTGAAAATATTGCTTATGGTTTATTGCAAGATGCGACAGATGAACAAGTAATTGCTGCCGCAAAAGCGGCCTATGCACATGATTTTATTATGGCACTACCCAAGGGTTATGATACACAACTCGGTGCGCAAGGCTTGAATCTATCAGGTGGTCAACGTCAACGTATTGCAATTGCACGTGCGATTCTAAAAAATGCACCGATTTTAATTTTAGATGAAGCAACTAGCGCATTAGATAACGAATCTGAATACTTTATTCAGCGAGCGTTTGATTCGGCGATGCAAAATCGCACCACGATTGTTATTGCACATCGATTATCAACAATTGAAAATGCAGATCGCATTGTAGTGATGGATCAGGGCCGTATTGTTGAGCATGGTTCACATGCCGAATTGATTCAGAAGCGTGGGGCATATTTCCAGTTACATCAACGTAATTTTGAGGAAAACTAA
- a CDS encoding ExbD/TolR family protein, producing MKFKRRQVEDIHINLTPMIDCLLFILVFLLLSTTFNQFSRMNLTLPDAQGVPPKQYSHKIEVIVDSSGHYAVNGQALSSKDVADLSTAIKQISNERRDLMFVIAADAKATHQDVIRVMDVAGQLGFVNINISTKVPSRGY from the coding sequence ATGAAATTCAAGCGTAGGCAAGTTGAAGATATTCATATTAATTTGACACCAATGATAGATTGTTTACTGTTTATCTTGGTGTTTTTGCTGTTATCAACCACATTTAATCAGTTCAGTCGCATGAACTTGACTTTACCCGATGCACAAGGCGTGCCCCCGAAGCAATACAGTCATAAAATTGAAGTGATTGTAGATTCATCAGGACATTACGCTGTGAATGGTCAGGCCTTGTCGAGTAAAGATGTTGCTGATTTAAGTACTGCAATTAAACAGATTTCTAATGAGCGACGTGATTTAATGTTTGTGATTGCTGCTGATGCGAAAGCTACGCATCAAGATGTCATCCGTGTGATGGATGTTGCAGGGCAACTCGGTTTTGTGAATATTAATATCAGTACCAAAGTACCATCTCGAGGTTATTAG
- a CDS encoding MotA/TolQ/ExbB proton channel family protein: MWELVKAGGWLMIPLVLCSIFTVAITIERFIRLKRSMVLPKELLLNGGQDVHQVVQQLQNSKSLQLSSLGRILVSGLNSQKQTEQYARAQMEATASQEIGFLEKNINFLGTLSAVAPLLGLLGTVVGIIESFLVIDMGSNSNPTMMIPGISKALITTAAGMLIAIPALFAYRYFQRLVQEYVAELEQQSTLFHAAIYYQNSATEEQELRKAG; the protein is encoded by the coding sequence ATGTGGGAATTAGTGAAAGCTGGTGGATGGTTAATGATACCACTGGTTTTATGTTCCATTTTTACAGTGGCGATTACCATTGAGCGTTTTATTCGTTTAAAGCGTTCTATGGTATTACCAAAAGAGCTACTGTTGAATGGAGGACAAGATGTACATCAGGTCGTGCAACAATTACAAAATAGCAAAAGCTTGCAGTTGAGTAGCCTTGGACGCATTTTAGTCTCTGGTTTAAACAGTCAAAAGCAAACAGAGCAATATGCACGTGCACAAATGGAAGCAACAGCATCACAAGAAATTGGTTTTTTAGAAAAAAATATTAATTTCTTGGGCACTTTAAGTGCGGTTGCACCATTACTTGGATTATTAGGGACAGTCGTGGGGATTATTGAATCCTTTTTAGTGATTGATATGGGAAGCAACAGTAACCCAACCATGATGATTCCAGGGATTTCAAAAGCTTTAATTACCACAGCCGCGGGCATGCTCATCGCGATTCCGGCTTTATTTGCATATCGTTATTTTCAGCGCTTGGTGCAGGAATATGTGGCGGAGTTGGAACAGCAATCAACCTTATTCCACGCGGCGATTTACTACCAGAATTCTGCTACTGAAGAGCAAGAACTACGTAAAGCAGGTTAA
- a CDS encoding ParB/RepB/Spo0J family partition protein: MTLKKRGLAKGRGLDALLGSIQKEKLQLEVQALDHGQLKQIDVNLLRRGEYQPRRFIQENDLQELAASIKKHGVMQPIVIRPIADEEHPYEIIAGERRWRAAKLAGLTEIPALVRDLNDQVAIALALIENIQRQDLNPIDQALALQRFHDEFGLSHQEIADTVGKARTTVSNLLRLLTLAESVKDMMQQGQLDMGHARAILTLKAKEQIKVAELVIAKSLSVRQTEQLVRDLTAPKTEKAKTDVAPDLQQLTQRLAERFSADVKIDHNKQGKGKLVIHYHSLDELDGILNICLAD; encoded by the coding sequence ATGACCTTAAAAAAACGCGGACTTGCCAAAGGTCGTGGTTTGGATGCCTTACTTGGGTCAATCCAAAAAGAAAAACTACAACTTGAAGTGCAAGCATTAGATCATGGTCAGCTAAAACAAATTGATGTTAATTTGCTTAGACGTGGCGAATATCAACCGCGTCGATTTATTCAGGAAAATGATTTACAAGAATTAGCTGCATCGATTAAAAAGCATGGCGTGATGCAGCCCATCGTGATTCGTCCGATAGCTGATGAAGAGCATCCGTACGAAATTATTGCGGGTGAGCGTCGTTGGCGCGCAGCGAAATTGGCGGGTTTGACTGAAATTCCAGCGTTAGTTCGTGATTTAAATGATCAAGTTGCAATTGCCTTGGCATTGATTGAAAACATTCAACGTCAAGATTTAAATCCAATTGATCAAGCACTTGCTTTACAGCGTTTCCATGATGAATTTGGTTTAAGTCATCAAGAAATTGCAGATACAGTGGGTAAAGCACGGACCACAGTGAGCAATTTGTTGCGTTTACTGACTTTGGCTGAATCAGTCAAAGATATGATGCAGCAAGGGCAGCTTGACATGGGGCATGCGCGAGCAATTTTGACTTTGAAAGCGAAAGAACAAATAAAAGTCGCAGAGTTAGTGATTGCTAAAAGCTTGTCGGTACGTCAAACAGAGCAACTCGTACGTGATTTGACTGCGCCAAAAACTGAAAAGGCAAAAACCGACGTTGCGCCAGATTTACAACAGCTCACGCAGCGTTTAGCTGAACGCTTTAGTGCAGATGTAAAAATTGATCATAATAAGCAGGGTAAAGGCAAACTCGTGATTCATTATCATTCACTCGATGAGCTGGATGGTATTTTGAATATTTGTTTAGCTGATTAA
- a CDS encoding ParA family protein codes for MAQIIAIANQKGGVGKTTTAVNLAASLAVLKKRVLLVDMDSQGNATMGSGIQKNDLLYSVTDVLLGEVPIETAISKAEVGYKVLGANRDLAGVELAIAEQEGREFILRDALQSIDHAFDYIIVDCAPSLSLITVNALAAVQGVIIPMQCEYYALEGLADLTQTIDRIQQALNPELEVVGVLRTMYDGRNALTRDVSAELEQYFGKKLYDCVIPRNVRLAEAPAHGLPIIYFEKSSKGAVAYLNLAAEILKKSKVKKGSKA; via the coding sequence ATGGCTCAAATTATTGCGATTGCGAACCAAAAAGGTGGCGTAGGAAAAACCACAACCGCAGTTAATTTGGCAGCATCATTAGCCGTGCTGAAAAAAAGAGTTTTACTTGTGGATATGGATTCACAGGGTAACGCCACAATGGGGTCAGGCATTCAAAAGAATGACCTATTATATTCAGTAACAGATGTGCTTTTGGGTGAAGTACCTATTGAAACCGCAATTAGCAAAGCGGAAGTCGGTTATAAAGTTCTTGGGGCAAACCGAGATTTGGCGGGCGTGGAACTTGCAATTGCCGAGCAAGAAGGTCGTGAGTTTATTTTGCGTGATGCTTTACAAAGTATTGATCATGCCTTTGATTATATTATTGTGGACTGTGCGCCAAGTTTAAGCTTGATTACAGTAAATGCATTAGCTGCTGTTCAAGGTGTCATTATTCCAATGCAATGTGAATATTATGCCCTAGAAGGTCTAGCAGACTTAACCCAGACCATTGATCGCATTCAACAGGCTTTAAATCCTGAGTTAGAAGTAGTGGGTGTATTACGTACCATGTATGACGGTCGTAATGCTTTAACCCGTGATGTATCGGCTGAACTAGAGCAATATTTTGGTAAAAAGCTGTATGACTGTGTTATTCCGCGTAATGTACGTTTGGCTGAAGCGCCCGCTCACGGTTTACCGATTATTTATTTTGAAAAAAGTTCCAAGGGTGCAGTTGCCTATTTAAATTTAGCAGCTGAGATTTTAAAGAAAAGCAAAGTGAAGAAAGGAAGTAAAGCATGA
- the rsmG gene encoding 16S rRNA (guanine(527)-N(7))-methyltransferase RsmG, whose product MHMFFQELKQGSQALGLELSEETLNLLLKYQDALVLWNKAYNLTAIRDPKEMLVKHLLDSLSILKDLPAGRLLDIGTGGGMPGMIIALCQPERSCVLLDSNGKKIRFLKQFIADLKLKNVVAVQTRVEDEDSIQDLGKFDVITSRAFASLTDFVTASKPYMHEKSIIASMKGLIPQDEIIALKDEYSCEVIELKVPRLDEQRHLLLLKQI is encoded by the coding sequence ATGCACATGTTTTTTCAAGAACTAAAGCAGGGTAGTCAAGCTTTAGGTTTAGAGCTCAGTGAAGAGACTTTAAATTTATTACTCAAATACCAAGACGCTTTAGTTCTTTGGAATAAGGCGTATAACTTGACAGCAATTCGAGATCCTAAAGAAATGTTGGTCAAGCATTTGCTTGATAGCCTCAGTATTTTAAAGGATTTACCAGCAGGTCGTTTGCTCGATATTGGTACAGGGGGGGGTATGCCGGGCATGATCATTGCGTTATGTCAGCCTGAACGTAGCTGTGTGTTGTTAGATTCGAATGGTAAAAAAATTCGTTTTTTAAAGCAGTTTATCGCAGACTTAAAATTAAAAAACGTGGTTGCTGTACAAACACGTGTTGAAGATGAAGATAGTATTCAAGATTTAGGAAAGTTTGATGTCATTACCAGTCGAGCATTTGCTTCACTGACCGACTTCGTTACTGCATCTAAGCCCTACATGCATGAAAAGAGCATCATTGCATCAATGAAAGGCTTGATTCCTCAAGATGAAATTATCGCGTTAAAAGATGAATACAGTTGTGAAGTGATCGAGTTAAAAGTACCTCGATTAGATGAGCAACGCCATTTATTATTATTGAAACAGATTTAA
- the murU gene encoding N-acetylmuramate alpha-1-phosphate uridylyltransferase MurU, which produces MKAMILAAGLGNRMRPLTLYKPKPLLEVGGKPLIVWHIEKLKEIGVTEIVINSAWLADVLIGALGNGSQFGVNILWTREDEGLETAGGIINALPLLGTEPFILVNGDVWTTFDFASLLDVELAQDLAHLVFVKNPPQHLQGDFTLVNGRAYTFEQAQQGEDLTYSGVAVLHPQMFAGLENGKRPLAPLLKQAMLDGRVSAEKMQASWVDVGTPERLTALDLQIRQGMYA; this is translated from the coding sequence ATGAAAGCGATGATTCTAGCGGCGGGATTAGGGAATCGGATGCGTCCCTTAACGCTGTATAAACCTAAGCCTTTACTTGAGGTTGGTGGCAAACCATTGATCGTTTGGCACATTGAAAAACTCAAAGAAATTGGCGTAACCGAAATTGTGATCAATTCTGCATGGTTAGCTGATGTGTTGATTGGTGCATTAGGCAATGGTTCACAATTTGGCGTCAATATTTTGTGGACACGCGAAGACGAAGGCTTAGAAACAGCGGGTGGCATTATTAATGCATTACCTTTATTGGGGACTGAGCCGTTTATTCTAGTCAATGGCGATGTCTGGACGACCTTCGATTTTGCCTCATTACTGGATGTCGAGCTTGCTCAGGATTTGGCGCACTTGGTTTTTGTGAAGAACCCACCGCAACATTTACAAGGTGACTTTACCTTGGTCAATGGCCGTGCATATACTTTTGAACAAGCACAGCAAGGCGAAGATTTAACCTATAGTGGTGTGGCTGTCTTACATCCGCAGATGTTCGCAGGCTTGGAAAATGGTAAACGTCCTTTGGCACCTTTATTGAAACAGGCGATGTTGGATGGTCGAGTTTCAGCAGAAAAAATGCAAGCTTCGTGGGTTGATGTGGGGACGCCAGAGCGTTTAACTGCTCTAGATTTGCAGATTAGGCAAGGCATGTATGCTTAA
- a CDS encoding aminoglycoside phosphotransferase family protein, with the protein MNTQREQLIQTWITSVLGSDQFEINFLAGDASFRRYARINLNHKTFMLMDAPPEKEDCVPFVSIDEFFDAHGVRVPHIVAKDLEQGLLLLEDFGDVLLSTQLDENTVDAHYEQSFKQLIQLQSINGEGHFPAYSYEKLMTEMSLLTDWLLPSLQIQPSDDEVALIKRTFAILANAALAQPQVIVHRDFHSRNLMLLADEQEQGVIDFQDAVIGADTYDLISITRDAYVQWDPERVYGWFKVFYDLLPASAKEGRDFEQFKQDADFMAIQRHIKILGIFVRLFERDGKSGYLKDLPRVMWYLFEESKPYAELQPFMQFIQVKVMPKFEQKYGKYEVVAA; encoded by the coding sequence ATGAATACACAACGTGAACAATTGATACAAACATGGATTACATCTGTACTTGGTTCAGATCAATTTGAAATTAATTTTTTAGCAGGTGATGCCAGCTTCCGTCGTTATGCACGAATCAATTTGAATCATAAAACATTTATGTTGATGGATGCACCTCCTGAGAAAGAAGATTGTGTACCTTTTGTTTCGATTGATGAATTTTTTGATGCACATGGCGTACGTGTACCCCATATTGTGGCGAAAGATTTAGAGCAAGGTCTGTTGTTGCTTGAAGATTTTGGCGATGTGTTGTTATCAACGCAGTTAGATGAAAACACTGTCGATGCACATTATGAGCAAAGCTTTAAACAGTTGATTCAATTACAGTCAATTAATGGTGAGGGACATTTTCCCGCGTATTCTTATGAAAAGTTAATGACGGAAATGTCGCTGTTAACAGATTGGTTACTGCCGAGCTTGCAAATTCAGCCATCTGATGATGAGGTTGCACTGATTAAGCGTACTTTTGCGATTTTAGCCAATGCAGCTTTGGCTCAGCCTCAAGTGATTGTGCATCGTGATTTTCATAGTCGTAATTTAATGCTTTTGGCAGACGAGCAAGAGCAAGGCGTGATTGATTTTCAGGATGCTGTGATTGGGGCGGATACGTATGACCTCATCTCTATCACACGTGATGCATACGTGCAGTGGGATCCTGAGCGTGTTTATGGTTGGTTTAAAGTATTTTATGACTTGTTGCCTGCTTCTGCGAAAGAAGGGCGTGACTTTGAACAGTTTAAGCAAGATGCAGACTTCATGGCAATTCAACGACATATCAAGATTTTAGGCATTTTTGTGCGCTTGTTTGAGCGGGACGGTAAATCGGGTTATCTCAAAGATTTACCGCGGGTAATGTGGTACTTATTCGAAGAAAGCAAGCCATATGCAGAATTACAACCATTTATGCAGTTCATTCAGGTTAAAGTAATGCCGAAATTTGAACAAAAATATGGCAAATACGAGGTTGTTGCTGCATGA